GGGCGGTGGGGAGATGATTTCGGAGGTGAAGTTTTCCGGAACGACCTTTAATGAACTGCCCTATAAATTTGAGCCCGGGACGCCCAATTACGTCGGAGCTATTGCGTTGGGAACGGCTATAGAGTATGTTCAGTCGCTCGGAGTTGACAATCTGGCAGTTCGTGAACAAGAATTATTGAAACTGGCGACAGGGAAACTGAAGTCAATCGAAGGTGTTCGGTTCTTCGGAGAAGCTGAAAATAAGGTAGGTGTCATCTCTTTCGAGATTGATGGGATTCACTCGTTCGATTTAGGTACGCTTCTTGATCAACTGGGCATAGCAGTCCGTACCGGGCGCATGTGCACCGATCCGATCATGGATCATTTTGACGTACCCGGAATGACGCGGGCTTCGTTTGCATTTTATAATACAGAAGAAGAGGTTGAGACGCTGTACAAGGCCCTGATTCGTATCAAGGGAATGTTTTGAATTTTATCGTAAGTTTGTTCCCTTGATTTTGATTCAAAGCAGTTTTTCGTTATGACTATTGAAGATATACAACAGGAAATCGTTGAGGAGTTTTCGGTGTTCGAAGATTGGATGGACAAGTACGCCTACCTGATTGAACTAGGGAATGAACTGGAACCCATTGATGCGAAATATAAGATTGATGACAACCTGATTCGGGGATGCCAGTCACGGGTGTGGCTTCATCCTGAAAAGGACGGTGATAAAATTCTGTTTGAAGCAGAAAGTGACGCGATTATTGTGAAAGGCCTGGTGGCTTTGTTGCTGCGT
This Prolixibacter sp. NT017 DNA region includes the following protein-coding sequences:
- a CDS encoding SufE family protein, producing MTIEDIQQEIVEEFSVFEDWMDKYAYLIELGNELEPIDAKYKIDDNLIRGCQSRVWLHPEKDGDKILFEAESDAIIVKGLVALLLRVLSNRSPREIIDADLHFIDDIGLKQHLSPTRSNGLLAMVKQMKLYALAYEKLSQQEG